The Chitinophagales bacterium genome has a window encoding:
- the mqnE gene encoding aminofutalosine synthase MqnE translates to MAHSISVDEIVNLSGLSIELKDIADKVIHKERLTEQEGVLLFEKGEPGYLGSLANYVTQQLHGNKVYFNRNFHIEPTNVCVFTCNFCSYSRQYKHRDEGWELSIEEMLDMVRKYDGQPVTEVHIVGGVHPKMNLEFFCEVISKIRGMRPDLHIKGFTAVELDYMFRKAKLSVKEGMQKLKDAGLQSLPGGGAEIFDDTVRKEICADKVDGAGWLEIHKTAHQLGIHTNATMLYGHIESYRNRVDHMSQLRNLQDETGGFNCFIPLKFRNKDNDMSHIPEVSLIEDMRLYAIARIFMDNFRNLKAYWPMLGRQSAQMTLSFGVNDLDGTIDDTTKIYSMAGSEEQSPSMSTEDLCDMIISVGKIPVERDTVYNELKVYETVA, encoded by the coding sequence ATGGCACATAGTATCAGTGTAGACGAGATAGTGAACCTATCAGGATTAAGTATAGAATTAAAAGACATTGCAGACAAAGTAATTCATAAAGAACGCCTTACCGAACAGGAGGGCGTTCTGCTTTTTGAAAAAGGAGAGCCCGGTTATTTAGGCTCCCTTGCAAATTATGTAACTCAGCAACTACATGGCAACAAGGTCTATTTCAACCGAAATTTCCATATTGAGCCAACAAACGTTTGTGTATTTACTTGCAACTTCTGTTCTTATTCAAGACAATACAAACATCGTGACGAAGGTTGGGAACTAAGCATTGAAGAAATGCTGGACATGGTGCGTAAATATGACGGACAACCGGTAACTGAAGTACATATAGTAGGCGGAGTGCACCCAAAAATGAACCTTGAGTTCTTTTGCGAAGTAATCAGCAAAATAAGAGGAATGCGTCCCGACCTGCACATTAAAGGTTTTACAGCTGTAGAACTTGATTATATGTTCAGAAAAGCCAAGCTATCTGTAAAAGAAGGTATGCAGAAGCTGAAAGATGCGGGCTTACAATCTTTGCCGGGCGGTGGTGCTGAAATATTTGACGATACGGTAAGAAAAGAAATATGCGCTGACAAGGTAGACGGTGCGGGATGGCTGGAAATACATAAAACTGCTCACCAACTGGGCATACATACCAATGCAACTATGCTGTACGGGCATATAGAAAGCTACAGGAACCGCGTAGACCATATGAGCCAGTTACGCAATCTGCAGGACGAAACAGGAGGATTCAATTGTTTTATACCACTTAAGTTCAGGAACAAAGACAATGACATGTCTCATATACCCGAAGTCTCGTTGATAGAGGACATGCGACTATACGCCATAGCCAGGATATTCATGGATAATTTCCGTAACCTGAAAGCATACTGGCCTATGTTGGGACGTCAATCTGCGCAGATGACCTTGTCCTTTGGCGTTAATGATCTGGATGGAACAATTGATGATACTACCAAAATATATTCAATGGCAGGATCTGAAGAACAAAGCCCGTCTATGAGTACTGAAGACTTATGTGACATGATAATCTCCGTGGGTAAAATACCTGTTGAACGGGATACTGTATATAACGAACTGAAAGTATATGAAACAGTAGCATAA
- a CDS encoding T9SS type A sorting domain-containing protein, whose amino-acid sequence MKKLFVVALAGSMVAYGANVAAQANRICGNEIIQQEINNDAYLKTYFENYYKQYDAENKAMAEEASSAESKSTASYPAILIPVVFHVVLNKAQFGQILDTPGLLDRINSQLLAMNEDYTMTNNDVAAVPAGFKSLVGNANIHFQLARRDAQGKAKLGVVYSMQNTSFTGYNVYDHTVKRSVLGGSDPWDYTKYLNVWITSINPPTSGGQVLGYAFNSVYAQTTYGDPALAGIVVHYLAFGRKTLLSQNFYSPSTEKGRTLTHELGHFFNIWHIWGKSTPAGVKNCNDDDGITDTPLQEESNSSCPIGIKANCTQASDPNGEMYMNYMDYSSDVCTKMFSIGQVQRMRFELDDPNGQVHSLSQHPELASWPTDVSPMEYNNKVEVGPNPSTGKFNVFFYDKYNKLNNIAIVNNVGQQVKEIPVTDQQQLNYGIDITGVPEGIYIVQLHFDEGTIFRKVVVK is encoded by the coding sequence ATGAAGAAATTATTTGTGGTTGCCCTTGCAGGCAGTATGGTGGCGTATGGAGCAAATGTGGCAGCACAAGCTAACAGAATATGCGGCAACGAAATTATCCAGCAGGAAATTAATAACGACGCGTATCTGAAAACATATTTTGAAAATTATTACAAACAATATGATGCAGAAAACAAAGCGATGGCAGAGGAAGCTTCCAGCGCTGAAAGTAAATCAACTGCATCTTATCCGGCCATTCTTATTCCCGTCGTTTTTCACGTAGTTCTAAACAAGGCCCAATTTGGCCAGATTTTGGATACTCCTGGTCTGTTAGATCGCATAAACTCCCAATTGTTGGCGATGAATGAAGACTACACAATGACAAATAACGATGTCGCTGCTGTTCCTGCAGGGTTCAAGTCGTTAGTAGGCAATGCCAACATACACTTTCAATTAGCAAGAAGGGATGCGCAGGGCAAAGCTAAACTTGGAGTAGTGTATAGCATGCAGAATACATCTTTTACAGGTTATAATGTCTATGATCATACCGTAAAACGCTCGGTATTAGGTGGTTCTGACCCATGGGACTATACTAAGTACCTTAATGTCTGGATTACCAGCATTAACCCTCCCACAAGTGGTGGGCAGGTGTTAGGATATGCGTTCAACAGTGTATATGCACAGACTACTTATGGAGATCCAGCGCTTGCCGGTATTGTGGTTCACTACCTGGCTTTTGGTAGAAAGACGCTATTATCACAGAACTTTTACAGCCCTTCTACAGAAAAAGGACGTACGCTGACTCACGAGCTTGGACACTTTTTTAACATATGGCATATATGGGGCAAAAGCACACCAGCTGGTGTGAAAAATTGCAATGATGATGATGGCATAACAGATACACCTTTGCAGGAAGAATCAAACAGCAGCTGTCCTATTGGAATTAAGGCCAACTGTACACAGGCATCTGATCCTAATGGTGAAATGTATATGAATTATATGGATTACTCCAGTGATGTTTGTACAAAAATGTTCAGCATAGGGCAAGTACAGAGAATGAGGTTTGAGCTTGACGATCCAAACGGACAGGTACATTCTCTGTCCCAACATCCGGAGCTGGCATCGTGGCCTACAGACGTATCTCCTATGGAATACAACAATAAAGTTGAAGTTGGCCCTAACCCATCAACAGGTAAGTTCAATGTATTTTTCTATGACAAGTACAACAAACTGAACAATATCGCTATTGTTAACAATGTTGGACAACAGGTAAAAGAAATCCCTGTTACAGATCAGCAACAATTAAATTATGGTATTGATATAACAGGAGTTCCTGAGGGCATATATATAGTTCAGTTACATTTTGACGAAGGGACAATTTTCAGAAAAGTAGTAGTAAAATAA
- a CDS encoding bifunctional nuclease family protein, whose product MKKTELEIVALSHSITQTHSYAVVLGELNGLRRLPIVIGGFEAQAIAVALERMQPSRPLTHDLFANLMATFEIELKEVVIYKLEEGIFYAKLLCHHNDEVVEIDSRTSDALALAVRTGCRIFTYENILDTAGLYLDPSESGNADKQNKPEESSGSSPDVSQNKELSALTVDELKVLLQQVLEQEDYVRAIPIRDEINKRKKN is encoded by the coding sequence ATGAAAAAAACAGAACTGGAAATTGTCGCGCTATCTCATAGTATTACCCAGACACATTCATACGCAGTAGTTTTAGGTGAGTTAAACGGACTTAGGCGCTTACCGATTGTTATAGGCGGTTTTGAAGCACAGGCAATAGCAGTAGCCCTGGAACGGATGCAGCCCAGCCGACCTTTGACACATGACCTTTTTGCCAACCTTATGGCGACTTTTGAAATTGAACTGAAAGAAGTAGTAATCTACAAACTGGAAGAAGGCATTTTTTACGCAAAACTTCTTTGCCATCACAATGATGAAGTAGTTGAAATAGACTCTCGTACTTCAGATGCACTTGCCCTTGCAGTCCGCACTGGTTGCCGCATATTTACATATGAAAATATCTTAGATACAGCAGGCCTTTATCTTGACCCTTCTGAATCAGGGAATGCGGATAAACAAAATAAACCTGAAGAAAGCAGTGGCTCGTCGCCCGACGTATCACAAAACAAGGAACTCTCAGCCTTGACAGTTGATGAGTTGAAGGTTCTCTTGCAACAGGTATTGGAACAGGAAGACTATGTTAGAGCTATTCCAATACGAGATGAGATCAACAAACGAAAGAAAAACTGA
- a CDS encoding DNA gyrase/topoisomerase IV subunit A, which yields MSDQNNHSEHNSVLLSDMYESWFLDYASYVILERAVPGVNDGLKPVQRRILHAMKEMDDGRYNKIANVIGQTMQYHPHGDASIGDAIINIGQKDLLIDTQGNWGDVRTGDSAAAARYIEGRLSKFALDVAFNGKTTEWQLSYDGRKNEPVALPMKFPLLLAQGAEGIAVGLSTKILPHNFCELIESSIKYLKGRKFELYPDFATGGMIDVSNYNDGERGGKVRVRARIEAEDKKTLLIKDVPYGITTGQLVDSILKANDNGKIKIKSVVDNTAKDVELVVQLAPGVDSGQAIDALYAFTDCEISISPNACVIIDDKPHFIGVTRLLKYSVDHTKELLLKELQIKLGELENDWHYSSLEKIFIENRIYRDIEEETTWEGVLAAIDKGLKPFKKKLRREVTQDDIIRLTEIKIKRISRFDSFKADEHIKGVEANIEEVKYNIEHLNDYAITYYDGLLKKYGKGRERKTEIRPFETIQATVVAIANTKLYVNKKEGFIGTGLKKDEFAFDCSDLDNIIVFKKDGTMVVTKVADKTFVGKDIIHLDIWQKNDDRTTYNMIYVDGKTGVSYGKRFNVTAITRDKEYNLTKGNPNSKVHYFSANPDGEAEIITITLSPGSKARNKVFDYYFETLEIKSRGAQGNQVTKYPIRSIKLKEKGRSTLSGQKMWYDDTLGRLNRDGNGMLLGSFVAEDKIIVFYKDGTYELTDFELTNRYEPDDVVRIELFNPERIVSAIYFDKKSGNFYGKRFKIESTQLKNRYLFIKEGEGNYLEFVTTIQDPVLIFKTGKKKSDLTEETIEFSDLVDITGWRTVGSKIGDNTLKEISLETTGESEDETHTLF from the coding sequence ATGTCAGATCAAAATAATCATTCAGAACATAACTCAGTGCTACTGAGTGACATGTATGAAAGCTGGTTCCTGGATTATGCAAGCTATGTAATACTGGAACGTGCTGTACCGGGAGTGAATGACGGTCTCAAACCCGTTCAGCGCCGTATCCTTCATGCGATGAAAGAAATGGACGATGGCAGGTATAACAAAATTGCCAATGTAATTGGACAGACCATGCAATACCACCCGCATGGTGATGCTTCTATCGGAGATGCGATCATAAACATTGGTCAAAAAGACCTGCTGATTGACACCCAGGGAAACTGGGGAGACGTTCGTACAGGAGACAGCGCAGCAGCAGCCAGGTATATTGAAGGCCGTTTATCAAAATTTGCCCTTGATGTTGCTTTTAATGGTAAGACAACGGAATGGCAACTGAGTTATGACGGCAGGAAAAATGAACCGGTAGCCTTACCCATGAAATTCCCCTTGCTATTGGCACAGGGGGCAGAAGGTATCGCAGTTGGACTCTCTACAAAAATATTACCACACAACTTCTGTGAGCTAATAGAGTCGTCAATAAAATACTTGAAAGGCAGGAAGTTTGAGCTATACCCTGATTTCGCTACAGGAGGCATGATCGATGTAAGCAATTACAATGATGGCGAACGTGGTGGTAAAGTAAGGGTACGTGCAAGAATAGAAGCAGAAGACAAAAAGACCTTGCTCATCAAGGATGTGCCGTATGGTATAACTACGGGGCAACTGGTAGATAGCATACTCAAGGCAAATGACAATGGTAAGATCAAGATAAAAAGTGTTGTAGATAATACTGCCAAAGATGTAGAACTGGTAGTACAACTGGCGCCCGGTGTAGACTCTGGACAGGCTATTGATGCATTATATGCATTTACAGATTGCGAGATATCCATCTCTCCCAATGCATGTGTTATCATTGATGACAAACCACACTTTATTGGTGTAACCCGCTTGTTGAAATACTCAGTAGATCACACCAAAGAGCTCCTGCTGAAAGAATTGCAGATAAAACTTGGTGAACTTGAAAATGACTGGCATTACTCTTCCCTTGAAAAAATATTCATTGAGAATCGCATATACAGGGACATAGAGGAAGAGACAACATGGGAGGGCGTGCTTGCGGCAATAGACAAAGGACTGAAGCCATTCAAGAAGAAACTGCGCAGGGAAGTTACCCAGGATGATATAATCAGGCTGACGGAAATAAAGATCAAAAGAATATCCAGGTTCGACTCCTTTAAAGCAGACGAACACATCAAAGGTGTCGAAGCAAATATTGAAGAAGTAAAATACAATATTGAACACCTGAACGACTATGCCATTACCTATTATGATGGTCTTCTGAAAAAATACGGTAAAGGACGGGAGCGCAAAACGGAGATACGACCTTTTGAAACCATACAAGCCACTGTAGTAGCTATAGCCAACACTAAGCTATATGTTAACAAGAAAGAAGGTTTTATAGGTACAGGACTAAAAAAGGACGAGTTCGCGTTTGACTGTTCCGACCTTGATAACATTATTGTTTTCAAGAAAGACGGAACTATGGTTGTGACCAAGGTTGCCGATAAGACCTTTGTGGGCAAGGACATTATTCACCTGGATATTTGGCAAAAGAATGATGACAGGACCACGTATAACATGATATATGTTGATGGTAAAACAGGCGTTTCTTATGGTAAGAGATTCAATGTTACAGCAATCACCCGAGACAAGGAATACAATCTGACAAAAGGCAACCCTAATAGTAAAGTGCATTATTTCAGTGCTAACCCTGATGGAGAAGCAGAGATAATCACCATTACACTATCGCCGGGCAGTAAAGCCAGAAACAAAGTATTTGACTATTACTTTGAGACACTGGAAATAAAAAGCCGCGGTGCACAGGGCAACCAGGTGACCAAATACCCAATACGAAGTATCAAACTGAAAGAGAAAGGTCGCTCTACCCTTTCGGGCCAGAAAATGTGGTACGATGATACACTAGGCAGGCTAAACAGAGACGGCAATGGCATGTTGCTGGGCAGCTTTGTAGCAGAGGATAAAATAATAGTATTTTATAAAGATGGTACCTATGAGCTAACTGACTTTGAACTAACCAATCGTTATGAACCGGATGATGTGGTGAGAATAGAATTGTTCAACCCGGAAAGAATTGTCAGTGCCATATACTTCGATAAAAAGTCCGGCAACTTCTATGGTAAACGGTTCAAAATAGAATCGACCCAACTTAAGAATCGCTATTTGTTTATAAAAGAAGGAGAAGGTAACTATCTTGAATTTGTCACTACCATTCAAGACCCGGTCCTCATATTCAAAACCGGAAAGAAAAAGTCCGATTTGACAGAAGAAACCATCGAATTCAGTGACCTTGTAGACATTACCGGCTGGCGTACTGTTGGCAGTAAGATCGGGGACAACACATTAAAAGAAATATCATTAGAAACGACTGGAGAATCAGAAGACGAAACACATACACTTTTTTAG
- a CDS encoding TonB-dependent receptor, whose product MRIAMLAVPCMFAANITYAQKIIPEIHVSDTLLNEVIISGIHNSSPKATSLNLKAYSRALLEQKSPSNLSDALSNLPGVGQMTTGNAISKPVIRGLYGNRILVLLSGLRFDNQQWQDEHGLGLSQIGISSVELIRGPASILYGSDALGGVVNIIEEKPKKQGDLFDITTRLYSNSRGTLTDIGYSHRNRNTWWRLRGGYENHADYADGNNTRVLNSRNTGYYVKAGGGFTKINWQQENSYNFSYNKYGFIIDQLNLFFDKDSRWSRDMPGPHHVVMLNTFSSQNTIRLSASKLKVNVGVQSNKRMEDEGGGSISLNMHLLSLLENIKWEKQLNEKVLFVANHQFTYEHNTNLGKRILVPDADLLEGSVSGFLRFKFYKINIETGAGMSYKSISTYSTGRVNSSGEIQPFTVSRPIANGLAGFSYNPNSHTNIKYNISSGFRMGNLAELSSNGLHEGSYRYEIGNPNLKREQNINNDVSLEIKHNRWQAGIAGYYNRFFNYIYLAPTADSFVGFQIFRYKQQNAAIYGGEFMASYLVAKSIELKENLAITSGVLDLGGNLPFIPAYKNALSLVFTPVTKGAITNIRIEPAIEYYFAQNTPAMFELATPAYTLVNFYSSANADIFHRTFNLSLSCKNLLNNAYASHLSRIRYYGLLNQGINIIFSVTTNLYVQ is encoded by the coding sequence ATGAGAATAGCCATGCTTGCGGTACCATGTATGTTTGCCGCAAACATTACATATGCGCAAAAAATCATTCCTGAGATACATGTAAGCGATACATTGCTGAATGAGGTGATTATATCCGGCATTCACAACTCAAGTCCAAAGGCTACCTCTCTTAATTTAAAGGCATACAGCAGGGCGCTGTTAGAACAGAAATCTCCTTCCAACTTATCAGATGCATTATCCAACCTGCCTGGTGTTGGGCAAATGACAACAGGTAACGCTATAAGTAAACCTGTAATACGCGGACTATATGGCAACAGGATACTGGTACTACTGTCAGGGTTAAGGTTTGACAACCAGCAATGGCAGGATGAGCACGGACTGGGATTATCACAAATAGGCATTAGTAGTGTTGAGCTGATCCGTGGTCCGGCGTCTATATTATATGGGAGCGATGCATTGGGTGGTGTTGTCAATATTATTGAAGAGAAGCCTAAAAAGCAGGGTGACCTCTTTGATATTACCACAAGACTATACTCTAATTCGCGGGGAACCCTGACAGATATTGGCTATTCGCACAGAAACAGGAATACCTGGTGGCGACTGAGAGGAGGGTATGAAAATCATGCCGATTATGCAGATGGCAATAATACCCGTGTTCTCAACTCCCGCAATACAGGTTATTATGTAAAAGCAGGAGGCGGGTTCACAAAAATCAACTGGCAACAAGAGAACAGCTATAATTTTTCTTACAACAAGTATGGGTTCATCATAGATCAGCTGAACCTGTTCTTTGATAAAGACAGCCGATGGTCGCGCGACATGCCCGGACCACACCACGTAGTGATGCTGAATACATTCAGTTCGCAAAACACAATCAGATTGAGCGCATCTAAACTGAAAGTGAATGTAGGTGTACAAAGTAACAAACGAATGGAAGACGAAGGAGGCGGGAGCATCAGCCTGAATATGCACCTTTTATCACTGCTTGAAAACATCAAATGGGAGAAACAGCTCAACGAAAAGGTTTTATTCGTTGCCAACCACCAATTCACCTACGAGCACAATACCAACCTGGGTAAACGGATACTAGTGCCGGATGCTGACCTGCTTGAGGGAAGCGTATCTGGTTTCTTACGTTTTAAATTTTATAAAATAAACATAGAGACCGGTGCAGGAATGAGCTATAAAAGTATCAGCACGTATAGTACGGGCAGGGTAAACTCAAGTGGAGAAATACAACCGTTCACTGTCAGTCGCCCGATAGCAAACGGACTAGCAGGGTTTAGCTATAACCCCAACAGTCATACAAACATAAAATACAATATATCCAGTGGTTTCCGTATGGGCAACCTTGCAGAACTATCATCCAATGGCCTGCACGAAGGCTCTTACAGGTATGAGATAGGCAACCCCAACCTGAAAAGAGAACAAAACATCAATAACGATGTATCGCTGGAAATAAAACACAATCGTTGGCAGGCAGGCATTGCAGGATATTATAACAGGTTCTTTAACTACATATACCTTGCTCCCACAGCCGATTCATTTGTCGGATTCCAGATATTCCGGTACAAGCAACAAAACGCAGCTATATACGGCGGGGAGTTTATGGCTTCATACCTGGTTGCCAAAAGCATTGAATTGAAAGAAAACCTTGCTATAACAAGCGGGGTTCTGGACTTGGGAGGAAATTTACCCTTTATACCTGCCTATAAAAACGCCTTGTCATTGGTATTTACCCCCGTTACAAAAGGAGCTATCACTAACATCCGGATAGAACCGGCTATAGAATATTATTTCGCACAAAACACGCCTGCAATGTTTGAACTGGCTACCCCGGCCTATACACTTGTCAATTTCTATTCATCAGCGAATGCTGATATTTTTCACAGAACGTTCAATTTGAGCTTGTCGTGTAAAAACTTGCTGAACAATGCGTATGCCAGCCATTTATCCCGTATCAGGTATTACGGCTTGCTAAACCAGGGAATAAATATTATTTTTTCAGTCACGACTAACCTGTATGTACAGTAA